One segment of Alistipes finegoldii DSM 17242 DNA contains the following:
- a CDS encoding Sec-independent protein translocase subunit TatA/TatB yields the protein MMFIHPLFLGKIGLTEILVILLIVVIFFGGKKIPELMRGMGRGVREFKDAMENPAAGDEKNGKEQAAPQESRKETPEEKK from the coding sequence ATGATGTTCATTCACCCGCTGTTTCTGGGCAAAATCGGCCTGACGGAAATACTGGTCATCCTGCTGATCGTCGTCATCTTCTTCGGCGGCAAGAAAATACCCGAACTGATGCGCGGCATGGGCCGCGGCGTCAGGGAGTTCAAGGACGCCATGGAAAATCCCGCGGCAGGCGACGAGAAGAACGGGAAAGAGCAGGCCGCGCCGCAGGAATCCCGGAAAGAAACCCCCGAAGAAAAGAAATAA
- a CDS encoding ribose-phosphate diphosphokinase yields the protein MAIHKIKIFSGRGSEYLAEKIAASFGTTLGQSEVLRFSDGEFQPCYNESIRGCTVFIIQSTFPPSDNLMELLMMIDAARRASAYKVVAVIPYFGWARQDRKDRPRVPIGAKLVANLLMAAGVDRVMTMDLHADQIQGFFDVPVDALYASGIFIPYIKSLKIEDLSIAAPDMGGAKRANTYAKLLGTPIIISHKERAKANVVGKMTAIGEVEGRNILIVDDMIDTAGTICMAADMLMSRGAKSVRAAITHPVLSGPAYERINDSALEEVIVTDTIPLNPDKDLHKFTVLTIADMFADVIERVHNYKEISSIFFK from the coding sequence ATGGCTATCCACAAAATCAAAATTTTCTCAGGTCGCGGCTCGGAATATCTGGCCGAGAAAATCGCGGCAAGTTTCGGTACGACACTCGGACAATCGGAAGTCCTGCGCTTCAGCGACGGTGAATTCCAGCCCTGCTACAACGAGTCGATCCGCGGCTGCACGGTATTCATCATCCAGTCCACGTTCCCGCCCTCGGACAACCTGATGGAGCTGTTGATGATGATCGACGCCGCACGCCGCGCCTCGGCCTACAAGGTCGTGGCCGTGATCCCCTACTTCGGGTGGGCGCGGCAGGACCGCAAGGACCGTCCCCGCGTGCCGATCGGCGCCAAACTGGTAGCCAACCTGCTGATGGCCGCAGGCGTGGACCGCGTGATGACGATGGACCTTCACGCCGACCAGATTCAGGGATTCTTCGACGTTCCGGTCGATGCGCTCTATGCCAGCGGCATCTTCATTCCCTATATCAAAAGCCTGAAAATCGAGGACCTCTCGATCGCCGCTCCCGACATGGGCGGCGCCAAACGCGCCAACACCTACGCCAAGCTGCTCGGCACCCCGATCATCATTTCGCACAAGGAGCGCGCCAAGGCCAACGTCGTGGGCAAAATGACCGCCATCGGCGAGGTCGAAGGCCGCAACATCCTGATCGTGGACGACATGATCGACACGGCGGGCACGATCTGCATGGCCGCCGACATGCTCATGTCGCGCGGGGCGAAGAGTGTCCGCGCCGCCATCACCCACCCCGTGCTTTCGGGCCCGGCTTACGAGCGCATCAACGACAGCGCGCTGGAGGAGGTAATCGTGACGGACACCATTCCGCTCAACCCCGACAAGGACCTGCACAAATTCACGGTGCTGACCATCGCCGACATGTTCGCCGACGTGATCGAGCGCGTACACAACTACAAGGAAATTTCGTCGATATTCTTCAAATAG
- the yihA gene encoding ribosome biogenesis GTP-binding protein YihA/YsxC — MQINKAEFKCSSERISQVPKDALKDIAFIGRSNVGKSSLINMLTGRQGLAKVSGTPGKTRLINHFLIDNAWYLVDLPGYGYARTSKTKRSEFSKIITDYVLKCEKMHFLFVLADIRLEPQKIDLQFIEMLGMNGIPFAVIFTKADKLSKTQREKSVERYRAALAEQWEELPRMFVSSSQHGTGREEILGFIGECLNV; from the coding sequence ATGCAGATCAACAAAGCCGAATTCAAGTGCAGTTCCGAGCGTATTTCGCAGGTGCCCAAAGACGCGCTGAAAGACATCGCCTTCATCGGGCGCAGCAACGTCGGCAAGTCGTCGCTCATCAACATGCTCACCGGACGGCAGGGGCTGGCCAAAGTATCGGGAACGCCAGGCAAGACACGGCTCATCAACCACTTCCTGATCGACAACGCATGGTATCTGGTGGATCTGCCCGGCTACGGATACGCCCGCACGTCGAAAACCAAACGCAGCGAGTTCTCCAAAATCATCACCGACTATGTGCTCAAGTGCGAGAAGATGCACTTCCTGTTCGTATTGGCGGACATCCGGCTCGAACCCCAGAAGATCGACCTGCAGTTCATCGAAATGCTCGGCATGAACGGCATTCCGTTCGCCGTGATATTCACCAAGGCCGACAAACTCTCGAAAACGCAGCGCGAAAAGAGCGTCGAACGCTACCGGGCGGCGCTCGCGGAGCAGTGGGAGGAGCTGCCCCGGATGTTCGTCTCGTCGAGCCAGCACGGCACGGGACGCGAGGAGATACTCGGTTTTATCGGCGAATGCCTGAATGTTTAA